In Streptomyces sclerotialus, one genomic interval encodes:
- a CDS encoding glycoside hydrolase family 3 protein encodes MNPQGLSRRDVLALGLAAAPLAAGLDLAGAAPAAARPRTGASTGHPFRNPELPLAERVGDLLRRLTRDEKISLLHQYQPGIPRLGIRPFRTGTEALHGVAWLGPATVFPQAVGLAATWNPALIGRVGAAVGDEARGFQHERPEGWGLNLWAPVVNLLRDPRWGRNEEGYSEDPYLTGVISTAYGKGLQGDDPVRLKTAPTIKHYLANNTETRRTTSDSVLRPRVLKEYDEAAFRPALTADAVTGVMSAYNLINGRPATVHPGLNDTVRKWAKQELFNVTDADAPNNLLPGSQDYYPTLAAGDAAALRAGIDSFTTDSAAPAKTVKALGTALAEGLIDESDLDTAVRHLLGIRFRLGEFDPDGGPYARIGRSVIDSPAHRALARETAREAVVLLKNDHATLPLDARTVRKVAVVGPLADTLYTDWYSGTLPYEVTPLKGVRERLGSAGTVTTSEGVDRVAFRNTATGAYLTAGSGERGAVLTETGGSPGDTGRYDVFDWGQGVVTLRSVANGKYVGYDGTAFRNDQAQPNGWYVQQQFVLEEPADGAGTRLVRYAGYETAADWFGDKKYLRAGDDGTLRLATREDASRYEVEVVRDGIADAVEAVRGADAAVVVIGSMPCINGREDHDRTDMGLAPAQSALAEAVRAASPRTVVVLETSYPVTAGPEQRHVPAVVWTTHAGQETGHAVADVLFGDHNPAGRLTQTWYRSEDDLPDLLDYDIIASDRTYLYFRGDPLYPFGHGLSYTTFRYGRPELSARRVGGDGTVTVSVRVTNTGERDGDEVVQLYTHQRTSRDKQPLKRLRGFARVHVKAGRSTTVRLPLRAADLAHWDVTRGRWVVESSVHDVLVGASSRDIRGRTTLRVDGETIPPRDLARTTRAADFDDYRGVRIVDESKARGDAVGATGDGDWIVFRDAELGAGAQTFTARVAKADSGGGTVRVRLGAPDGPVAGTASVPSTGDRYTYRTVTARLRGARGRHDVYLVFSDAMRLSTFSLR; translated from the coding sequence GTGAATCCCCAGGGTCTTTCCCGACGTGACGTGCTCGCCCTCGGCCTGGCGGCCGCTCCCCTGGCCGCCGGCCTGGACCTGGCGGGAGCCGCTCCCGCGGCCGCCCGGCCCCGGACCGGCGCGAGCACCGGCCACCCCTTCCGGAACCCGGAACTCCCCCTCGCGGAACGGGTCGGCGATCTGCTCCGCCGGCTGACGCGGGATGAGAAGATCTCCCTGCTGCACCAGTACCAGCCGGGCATCCCACGGCTCGGCATACGGCCGTTCCGCACCGGCACCGAGGCGCTGCACGGGGTCGCCTGGCTCGGCCCGGCCACCGTCTTCCCGCAGGCCGTCGGCCTCGCCGCCACCTGGAACCCCGCACTGATCGGCCGGGTGGGCGCGGCCGTCGGCGACGAGGCACGCGGCTTCCAGCACGAGCGGCCCGAGGGCTGGGGGCTGAACCTGTGGGCGCCGGTGGTCAACCTGCTGCGCGACCCGCGCTGGGGCCGCAACGAGGAGGGCTACAGCGAGGACCCGTATCTGACCGGCGTCATCTCCACCGCCTACGGCAAGGGCCTCCAGGGCGACGACCCGGTCCGTCTGAAGACGGCGCCCACCATCAAGCACTACCTGGCCAACAACACCGAGACCCGCCGGACCACCTCCGACTCGGTCCTCCGCCCGCGCGTCCTGAAGGAGTACGACGAGGCGGCGTTCCGTCCGGCCCTCACCGCCGATGCCGTGACCGGTGTGATGTCCGCCTACAACCTCATCAACGGCCGTCCCGCGACGGTCCATCCGGGCCTGAACGACACCGTGCGCAAGTGGGCGAAGCAGGAGCTGTTCAACGTCACGGACGCGGACGCGCCCAACAACCTGCTCCCCGGCAGCCAGGACTACTACCCCACCCTGGCGGCGGGTGACGCCGCCGCGCTCCGGGCCGGTATCGACAGCTTCACCACCGACAGCGCGGCCCCCGCCAAGACCGTCAAGGCGCTCGGCACGGCCCTGGCGGAGGGGCTGATCGACGAGTCCGACCTCGACACGGCCGTCCGGCACCTGCTCGGCATCCGGTTCCGGCTCGGCGAGTTCGACCCCGACGGCGGCCCGTACGCGAGAATCGGCAGATCGGTCATCGACAGCCCGGCGCACCGCGCGCTCGCCCGCGAGACCGCCCGCGAGGCGGTGGTCCTGCTGAAGAACGACCACGCGACGCTGCCGCTGGACGCGCGGACCGTCAGGAAGGTCGCCGTGGTCGGTCCGCTGGCCGACACCCTCTACACCGACTGGTACTCGGGAACGCTCCCGTACGAGGTCACCCCGCTCAAGGGCGTCAGGGAGCGGCTCGGCTCCGCCGGGACGGTCACCACCAGCGAAGGCGTGGACCGGGTGGCGTTCCGCAACACGGCGACGGGCGCGTACCTCACCGCGGGCAGTGGCGAGCGCGGAGCCGTGCTCACGGAGACGGGCGGCAGTCCGGGCGACACCGGACGGTACGACGTCTTCGACTGGGGCCAGGGCGTGGTGACACTGCGCAGCGTGGCCAACGGCAAGTACGTCGGCTACGACGGGACGGCGTTCCGCAACGACCAGGCGCAGCCCAACGGCTGGTACGTCCAGCAGCAGTTCGTCCTGGAGGAGCCGGCGGACGGTGCCGGTACCCGGCTGGTCCGTTACGCCGGGTACGAGACGGCGGCCGACTGGTTCGGCGACAAGAAGTACCTCAGGGCCGGTGACGACGGCACCCTGCGGCTGGCCACCCGGGAGGACGCCTCCCGGTACGAGGTGGAAGTCGTGCGCGACGGGATCGCCGACGCGGTCGAGGCGGTACGCGGCGCCGACGCCGCGGTCGTGGTGATCGGCAGCATGCCGTGCATCAACGGCCGTGAGGACCACGACCGTACGGACATGGGGCTCGCCCCGGCACAGTCCGCGCTGGCCGAGGCCGTACGCGCGGCCAGTCCCCGTACCGTCGTCGTCCTGGAGACCAGCTATCCGGTGACGGCCGGACCGGAGCAGCGGCACGTCCCGGCGGTCGTGTGGACCACGCACGCGGGTCAGGAGACCGGACACGCCGTGGCCGACGTGCTGTTCGGCGACCACAATCCGGCCGGGCGGCTCACCCAGACCTGGTACCGCTCCGAGGACGACCTGCCGGACCTGCTGGACTACGACATCATCGCCTCGGACCGCACCTACCTCTACTTCCGGGGCGATCCGCTGTACCCCTTCGGACACGGCCTGTCCTACACCACGTTCCGCTACGGCCGGCCGGAGCTCTCCGCGCGCCGGGTGGGCGGGGACGGCACGGTCACCGTCTCCGTACGGGTGACCAACACCGGCGAGCGGGACGGCGACGAGGTCGTACAGCTCTACACCCACCAGCGGACCTCGCGCGACAAACAGCCGCTGAAGCGGCTCCGCGGCTTCGCCCGCGTCCATGTGAAGGCGGGCCGGAGCACGACCGTACGGCTGCCGCTGCGCGCCGCCGACCTCGCCCACTGGGACGTCACCCGCGGCCGCTGGGTCGTGGAGAGCAGCGTCCACGACGTGCTGGTGGGCGCGTCGTCGCGGGACATCAGGGGGCGTACGACGCTCCGCGTCGACGGCGAGACGATCCCGCCCCGGGACCTGGCCAGGACCACCCGCGCCGCCGACTTCGACGACTACCGGGGCGTCCGGATCGTCGACGAGAGCAAGGCGCGCGGGGACGCGGTCGGCGCCACCGGGGACGGTGACTGGATCGTCTTCCGCGACGCCGAACTGGGCGCCGGGGCACAGACGTTCACCGCGCGCGTCGCGAAGGCGGACAGCGGCGGCGGGACCGTACGAGTACGGCTCGGCGCGCCGGACGGGCCGGTCGCCGGGACGGCTTCGGTCCCCAGCACCGGCGACCGGTACACATACCGCACCGTCACCGCGCGGCTGCGCGGCGCCCGCGGCCGGCACGACGTCTACCTGGTCTTCTCGGACGCGATGCGGCTGAGCACCTTCTCGCTGCGCTGA
- a CDS encoding GMC family oxidoreductase N-terminal domain-containing protein, with translation MSGRTPRTVECDALVIGSGAGGAVAALELARAGRHPRVLEEGPRVSTAELAALPPADSLRRLYRNAGLTPVFGRPVIPYGEGRCVGGTTVVNGGLLWEPPAGLLDRWAETRGTDGYRLRHLAGHLSEISRRLAVDAQRHGAGNEDSRLLAAAAEGLGWGWTLARRAAPGCAHRNRCPTGCPSGAKRTMATTYLPEAERYGARIEPGVRVVRLDHDGGTVHTVRAVGPDGAPVRYRPRTVFLAAGAVGSAALLQRSGIHRRTAGRGMAFHVNLRLPARFGSPLHAERGTIFTAQVGEFSGLGIHVMAANLTPGSLAAALVRQGPAVVDALLADLARVAVFTVQVRMTGRVRIGRLPGAGTVLRHRLAAHDVDLLRFALVRAARLLFRAGAVELYPPAPGVLGSARAAEEFARRTDPRGWDLVSVHAMASCPMGPAGSGGVCGPDGRPYGFRNLRLCDAAVLPGPTGVSPQGTIMAFAHEIAARYLTPPATGPARRQR, from the coding sequence ATGAGCGGCCGTACGCCGCGCACCGTCGAGTGCGACGCGCTGGTCATCGGCTCGGGAGCGGGCGGGGCCGTGGCAGCGCTGGAACTGGCCCGGGCGGGCCGCCACCCGCGGGTGCTGGAGGAAGGCCCGCGGGTGTCCACCGCCGAGCTCGCCGCCCTGCCGCCGGCCGACAGCCTGCGCCGGCTGTACCGCAACGCGGGCCTCACCCCCGTCTTCGGCCGCCCCGTCATCCCCTACGGCGAGGGCCGCTGCGTGGGCGGCACGACCGTGGTCAACGGCGGGCTGCTGTGGGAGCCGCCGGCCGGGCTGCTGGACCGGTGGGCGGAGACCCGCGGCACCGACGGCTACCGTCTCCGCCATCTCGCCGGGCACCTCAGCGAGATCTCCCGCCGGCTGGCCGTGGACGCGCAGCGGCACGGTGCGGGCAACGAGGACTCCCGGCTGCTGGCGGCGGCCGCCGAGGGCCTGGGCTGGGGCTGGACGCTCGCCCGACGCGCGGCACCAGGCTGCGCGCACCGCAACCGCTGCCCCACGGGCTGCCCGTCCGGCGCCAAGCGGACCATGGCGACGACCTATCTGCCGGAAGCCGAGCGGTACGGCGCCCGTATCGAGCCGGGCGTACGCGTCGTACGGCTGGACCACGACGGCGGTACGGTGCACACCGTACGGGCGGTGGGGCCGGACGGCGCACCGGTGCGGTACCGGCCGCGTACGGTCTTCCTGGCCGCCGGGGCCGTCGGGAGCGCGGCGCTCCTCCAGCGCAGCGGCATCCACCGCCGGACGGCGGGCCGCGGCATGGCCTTCCACGTGAACCTGCGGCTGCCCGCCCGCTTCGGCTCGCCGCTCCATGCCGAGCGGGGCACCATCTTCACCGCCCAGGTGGGCGAGTTCAGCGGGCTGGGCATTCACGTCATGGCCGCCAACCTCACGCCCGGTTCGCTGGCGGCGGCGCTCGTGCGGCAGGGCCCCGCGGTGGTCGACGCGCTCCTGGCCGACCTCGCGCGGGTGGCGGTCTTCACGGTGCAGGTGCGGATGACGGGCCGGGTACGGATCGGCCGGCTCCCCGGCGCGGGGACCGTGCTGCGGCACCGGCTCGCCGCGCACGACGTGGACCTGCTGCGCTTCGCGCTGGTGCGCGCGGCACGGCTGCTGTTCCGGGCCGGGGCCGTGGAGCTGTACCCGCCGGCGCCCGGCGTGCTGGGCTCGGCCCGGGCCGCCGAGGAGTTCGCGCGGCGGACCGATCCGCGCGGCTGGGACCTGGTGTCCGTGCACGCGATGGCGTCGTGCCCGATGGGGCCCGCCGGGAGCGGCGGGGTGTGCGGCCCGGACGGCCGCCCGTACGGCTTCCGCAATCTGCGGCTGTGCGACGCCGCCGTGCTGCCTGGTCCGACCGGTGTCAGCCCGCAGGGCACGATCATGGCCTTCGCGCACGAGATCGCCGCCCGGTACCTCACCCCACCCGCCACAGGGCCTGCAAGGAGGCAGCGATGA
- a CDS encoding iron-containing redox enzyme family protein encodes MSAPPLQDLYWPPVRPFQGLDPELARFLSAPPDVQAERLARLRTDPEAHGRFLHEHLATLCSRSLGYRDGPANGSRDDDLEIALFAARTRLERELIDVWATPAPVPEPDGQEAAADHLDALAADNTGVCHPLFRYLAEDATRAQIEYFVRCELIRNEVVDDEVALLVVGLQGRQKAVAAANLWDECGRGRLENFHTYWLRRQLGSAAGWEELARYRDAHPWFAKITSNLFTALLTRPSRTQAAYGCFFVFESWVEPHFRQLLAGMDRVGLHDEDTRLYFTAHTRIDPRHSEELSAGLRDQRPRLTPAEICQVLRGAHLAVDAGTRQYDRLLRHLERWRGPGAG; translated from the coding sequence ATGAGCGCCCCGCCCCTCCAGGACCTGTACTGGCCGCCGGTACGGCCGTTCCAGGGGCTGGACCCGGAGCTGGCCCGGTTCCTGAGCGCGCCGCCCGATGTCCAGGCGGAGCGGCTGGCCCGGCTCCGCACCGACCCCGAGGCGCACGGCAGGTTCCTGCACGAACACCTGGCCACGCTCTGCTCCCGGTCCCTGGGCTACCGCGACGGACCGGCCAACGGCTCCCGTGACGACGACCTGGAGATCGCGCTGTTCGCGGCGCGCACGCGACTGGAACGCGAACTGATCGACGTCTGGGCCACGCCGGCGCCGGTACCCGAACCGGACGGGCAGGAGGCGGCCGCCGACCACCTGGACGCGCTGGCCGCCGACAACACCGGCGTCTGCCACCCGCTCTTCCGCTACCTGGCCGAGGACGCCACCCGCGCGCAGATCGAGTACTTCGTACGGTGCGAGCTGATCCGCAACGAAGTCGTGGACGACGAGGTCGCGCTGCTGGTCGTGGGCCTCCAGGGCCGGCAGAAGGCGGTCGCGGCCGCCAACCTGTGGGACGAGTGCGGCCGCGGCCGGCTGGAGAACTTCCACACCTACTGGCTGCGCCGCCAGCTCGGCTCCGCCGCCGGCTGGGAGGAACTGGCCCGGTACCGCGACGCGCACCCGTGGTTCGCCAAGATCACCTCCAATCTGTTCACCGCGCTGCTCACCCGCCCGTCCCGCACCCAGGCCGCCTACGGCTGCTTCTTCGTCTTCGAGAGCTGGGTCGAGCCGCACTTCCGGCAGCTGCTGGCCGGCATGGACCGGGTGGGCCTGCACGACGAGGACACCCGCCTCTACTTCACCGCACACACCCGCATCGACCCCCGGCACAGCGAGGAACTCTCCGCGGGGCTGCGCGACCAGCGCCCCCGGCTGACGCCCGCCGAGATCTGCCAGGTACTGCGCGGCGCCCACCTGGCCGTCGACGCGGGTACCCGGCAGTACGACCGGCTGCTGCGCCACCTCGAACGGTGGCGCGGCCCGGGAGCGGGGTAA
- a CDS encoding extracellular solute-binding protein encodes MHSRAARPVLAVVTAGAAVALGLTGCAAAPDPGTVTVLNSATDTAEHTKNQKFFDRCARPLGLRVEQLSVPADQVASKALRMASSRSLPDILELDGSELPQFALTGGLRPLADLGVATSGFSRSAVSLGSYQGTRYGVARSANSLALYYNPDLLAKAGVEPPRTWAELRTAARKLTGDGTYGLAFSASPDADGVYQFLPFFWSSGGDEARLGDGGGAKALGLWKQLVADRSVSKAVVNWNQQDVNDQFVAGRAAMMINGPWQVPVLDAQKKTRWAVASIPVPEAGGTAVAPIGGTVMTVPKSDTPDRERNAAKILDCLNTPRNQLDWGKATNNVPTRTAAARTYAEQNPELAPFAELVATARSRTARVGTRWPAVGDALAGAFQSVLTGRSSPEAALRRAQQQASTGK; translated from the coding sequence ATGCACTCCCGCGCAGCAAGACCCGTGCTCGCCGTGGTCACGGCGGGCGCAGCGGTCGCGCTCGGTCTCACCGGGTGCGCCGCGGCACCGGACCCCGGCACGGTCACCGTGCTCAACTCGGCCACCGACACCGCCGAACACACCAAGAACCAGAAGTTCTTCGACCGCTGCGCCCGGCCGCTGGGGCTGCGCGTGGAGCAGCTCAGCGTCCCCGCAGACCAGGTGGCCTCCAAGGCGCTGCGGATGGCCTCGTCCCGTTCGCTCCCCGACATCCTGGAGCTGGACGGTTCCGAGCTGCCGCAGTTCGCGCTGACCGGCGGTCTGCGGCCGCTGGCCGACCTCGGCGTGGCCACCTCCGGCTTCTCCCGCAGCGCCGTCTCCCTCGGCTCGTACCAGGGCACCCGGTACGGTGTGGCGCGCTCGGCCAATTCGCTGGCGCTGTACTACAACCCCGACCTGCTGGCGAAGGCCGGCGTCGAGCCGCCCCGCACCTGGGCGGAGCTGCGTACGGCGGCGCGCAAGCTCACCGGGGACGGCACCTACGGCCTGGCCTTCAGCGCCAGTCCGGACGCCGACGGGGTCTACCAGTTCCTGCCGTTCTTCTGGTCCTCGGGCGGTGACGAGGCCCGGCTCGGTGACGGCGGCGGCGCGAAGGCGCTGGGGCTGTGGAAGCAGCTGGTGGCGGACCGGTCCGTGTCCAAGGCCGTCGTCAACTGGAACCAGCAGGACGTCAACGACCAGTTCGTCGCGGGCCGCGCCGCCATGATGATCAACGGACCGTGGCAGGTGCCGGTGCTCGACGCGCAGAAGAAGACTCGCTGGGCGGTCGCCTCGATCCCGGTGCCGGAAGCGGGCGGCACGGCCGTCGCGCCCATCGGCGGCACCGTCATGACCGTACCGAAGAGCGACACCCCGGACCGCGAGCGGAACGCCGCGAAGATCCTCGACTGCCTCAACACCCCGCGGAATCAACTCGACTGGGGCAAGGCGACCAACAACGTACCGACCCGCACCGCCGCCGCCAGGACGTACGCGGAGCAGAATCCCGAGCTCGCCCCGTTCGCCGAGCTGGTCGCCACCGCCCGGTCCCGCACGGCCCGGGTCGGCACCCGGTGGCCGGCCGTGGGGGACGCGCTCGCGGGCGCCTTCCAGTCCGTACTGACCGGCCGGAGCAGCCCGGAAGCGGCCCTGCGCCGCGCCCAGCAGCAGGCCTCGACGGGGAAGTGA
- a CDS encoding ROK family protein, whose translation MNRTDGEAPVAGTGRVLGLDIGGTVLKSALVAPDGTVTAERRTATRPADGPDAVLTAVLDHAERAVAEARAAGITVRAAGIASCGLVDEDAGTVMFSSVVKWQDVPLRRLVAERLGLPVVLGHDVRSGGVAEARLGAGRGHPVVLFVPVGTGVGGAVLLDGLPFPGSHWRSAELGHLVLRPGGEPCGCGQHGCLDTLAGGAAIARRYAAACGTAAGGAGPAVTAAEVARRAGAGDPAAARVWDEAADAMAEGLLAAVTLFDPGVLVLGGGVSQAGDQLLVPLRRHLERRVAFQVLPDIVCAALGERAGRVGAGLLAWDLLRAARTTATGSTSPAGSLP comes from the coding sequence GTGAACCGTACGGACGGCGAGGCGCCGGTGGCCGGTACCGGCCGGGTGCTCGGCCTGGACATCGGCGGCACCGTCCTCAAGTCGGCGCTGGTCGCCCCGGACGGCACGGTCACCGCCGAACGCCGCACCGCCACCCGCCCGGCCGACGGCCCGGACGCCGTGCTGACGGCCGTGCTGGACCATGCCGAGCGGGCCGTCGCCGAGGCGCGGGCCGCCGGCATCACGGTCCGGGCGGCGGGCATCGCCTCCTGCGGGCTGGTCGACGAGGACGCCGGCACGGTGATGTTCTCCTCGGTCGTCAAGTGGCAGGACGTCCCGCTGCGGCGGCTGGTCGCGGAGCGGCTGGGGCTGCCCGTGGTGCTCGGGCACGACGTGCGCTCCGGCGGCGTCGCCGAGGCCCGGCTCGGCGCGGGCCGGGGCCACCCCGTCGTCCTCTTCGTCCCCGTCGGCACCGGCGTCGGCGGCGCCGTGCTGCTCGACGGCCTGCCCTTCCCGGGCAGCCACTGGCGCTCGGCGGAGCTGGGCCATCTGGTGCTGCGGCCCGGCGGTGAACCGTGCGGCTGCGGGCAGCACGGCTGCCTGGACACGCTCGCGGGCGGCGCCGCGATCGCCCGGCGGTACGCGGCGGCGTGCGGGACGGCGGCCGGCGGCGCGGGGCCCGCGGTGACCGCGGCCGAGGTGGCGCGCCGGGCGGGCGCGGGCGATCCGGCCGCGGCGCGGGTGTGGGACGAGGCGGCGGACGCCATGGCCGAGGGACTGCTGGCGGCCGTGACGCTCTTCGACCCCGGCGTGCTGGTCCTGGGCGGCGGCGTCAGCCAGGCGGGCGACCAGCTGCTGGTGCCGTTGCGGCGCCACCTGGAGCGCCGGGTCGCCTTCCAGGTCCTGCCCGACATCGTGTGTGCGGCGCTCGGGGAGCGCGCGGGCCGCGTCGGCGCCGGTCTGCTCGCCTGGGACCTGCTGCGGGCCGCGCGTACCACCGCGACCGGGAGCACGTCCCCCGCCGGCTCCCTTCCCTGA
- a CDS encoding LacI family DNA-binding transcriptional regulator, which produces MVKITDVARRAGVSPSTVSYVLSGKRSISAATRHRVEESIRELGYRPHAGARALASSRSNVVALVMPLRSGIHVPVQMQFAASVVTTARAHDHDVLLLTQEEGEDGLRRVADSALVDALVVMDVQLHDARVPLLRSLGLPSVLIGFPAEADGLTCIDLDFTATGEECVGHLARLGHRSVALLGSPPEVYVRGTGFARRTAAGFTAAAHRYGMSSAVLPCAPGAQAARETVDRLLREHPDLTGVVVHNEPALGPLLEAFRAAGLRVPEDLSVIALCPDELAEGAAVPLTSVAIPAAEVGAGSVELLMAKLAGREVPDATLLPPRLTERASTAPRTRTT; this is translated from the coding sequence ATGGTCAAGATCACGGACGTGGCGCGGCGCGCCGGGGTGTCGCCGAGCACGGTGTCGTACGTGCTCAGCGGGAAGCGGTCCATCTCGGCCGCCACCCGGCACCGTGTCGAGGAGAGCATCCGCGAGCTCGGGTACCGTCCGCACGCCGGGGCACGGGCGCTGGCCAGCAGCCGGTCCAACGTGGTGGCGCTCGTGATGCCGCTGCGCAGCGGCATCCATGTGCCCGTGCAGATGCAGTTCGCGGCGTCCGTCGTCACCACGGCACGCGCGCACGACCACGACGTGCTGCTGCTGACCCAGGAAGAGGGCGAGGACGGGCTGCGCCGAGTGGCGGACAGCGCGCTGGTGGACGCGCTCGTCGTGATGGACGTCCAGCTGCACGACGCCCGTGTCCCGCTGCTCCGCTCCCTGGGGCTGCCGTCGGTCCTCATCGGCTTCCCCGCCGAGGCCGACGGGCTGACCTGCATCGATCTGGACTTCACGGCCACCGGCGAGGAGTGCGTCGGCCATCTGGCCCGGCTCGGGCACCGCAGTGTGGCGCTGCTGGGCTCGCCGCCGGAGGTGTACGTGCGCGGTACCGGCTTCGCGCGGCGGACGGCGGCGGGCTTCACGGCCGCCGCACACCGGTACGGCATGTCCTCGGCCGTGCTGCCGTGCGCGCCCGGCGCGCAGGCCGCGCGCGAAACGGTCGACCGGCTGCTGCGCGAGCACCCGGACCTGACGGGGGTCGTGGTGCACAACGAGCCGGCGCTCGGCCCGCTGCTGGAGGCGTTCCGTGCGGCCGGGCTGCGCGTACCGGAGGACCTGTCGGTGATCGCGCTGTGTCCGGACGAGCTCGCCGAAGGGGCCGCGGTCCCGCTCACCTCCGTCGCCATTCCCGCCGCCGAGGTGGGCGCGGGCTCCGTCGAACTGCTCATGGCGAAGCTGGCCGGCCGGGAGGTGCCCGATGCGACCTTGCTGCCGCCGCGGCTGACCGAGCGGGCGAGCACCGCGCCTCGTACGCGTACCACCTGA
- a CDS encoding FAD-dependent oxidoreductase, translating into MNATYPPEPPGLLRPDGPEVDCDIAVIGAGMGGATLAYALRDSGARVLVVERGDFLPREAANWSPHAVFTEKRYRNAEPWYDADTGRRFQPGVHYYVGGNTKVFGATLPRFREADFGPVEHAEGVSRAWPFPYAELEPYYAAAERLYRVHGTAGQDPTEPWRSAGFPYPAVPHEPAVAELADALRAQGLAPFDLPTGIDLRPGGACVRCATCDGFPCLLGAKSDADVCALRPALASGNVSLLTRTVVTGLLTDAPGRRVTAAAARHAGTELRIRADRYVLACGAVNTAALLLRSRNRRPEGEANSSGQVGRNYMVHNSTFLVAVDPRRPSETVFQKTLGLNDWYLANGAHGPLGNVQTLGKLQPATARGLHPRLPGPALGFLTRHSVDLYLTSEDLPAPGNRVTVGPDGAIRVGRRPVNLTPHRELVRRTARMMRRAGYPLVSARHMGIDVTSHQCGTAVAGTDPATSVVDPDCKAHDLANLWIADSSWFPSSAAVNPGLTIAANALRVAEKGGLR; encoded by the coding sequence ATGAACGCCACGTACCCGCCGGAGCCGCCGGGTCTGCTGCGCCCCGACGGGCCCGAGGTGGACTGCGACATCGCGGTCATCGGGGCCGGTATGGGCGGCGCGACCCTGGCCTACGCGCTGCGGGACTCCGGCGCCCGGGTCCTCGTCGTCGAGCGCGGCGACTTCCTGCCCCGGGAGGCGGCGAACTGGTCGCCGCACGCGGTCTTCACCGAGAAGCGGTACCGCAACGCCGAGCCGTGGTACGACGCCGACACCGGACGGCGCTTCCAGCCGGGCGTCCACTACTACGTCGGCGGCAACACCAAGGTCTTCGGCGCGACCCTGCCGCGGTTCCGAGAGGCCGACTTCGGGCCTGTGGAGCACGCGGAGGGCGTCTCGCGGGCCTGGCCGTTCCCGTACGCGGAGCTGGAGCCGTACTACGCGGCGGCCGAGCGGCTCTACCGGGTGCACGGCACGGCGGGACAGGACCCCACCGAGCCCTGGCGCTCCGCCGGCTTCCCGTACCCCGCGGTGCCGCACGAGCCGGCCGTCGCCGAGCTGGCCGACGCGCTGCGCGCCCAGGGCCTGGCCCCCTTCGACCTGCCCACCGGCATCGACCTGCGGCCGGGCGGGGCCTGCGTGCGCTGCGCCACCTGTGACGGTTTCCCCTGCCTGCTGGGCGCCAAGAGCGATGCGGACGTGTGCGCGCTGCGGCCCGCGCTGGCCTCGGGAAACGTGTCCCTGCTCACCCGCACCGTCGTGACCGGGCTGCTGACGGACGCGCCGGGGCGGCGGGTGACCGCGGCCGCCGCCCGGCACGCCGGCACGGAGCTCCGCATCCGCGCCGACCGCTACGTACTGGCCTGCGGCGCGGTGAACACGGCGGCGCTGCTGCTGCGTTCGCGTAACCGGCGGCCCGAAGGTGAGGCGAACTCCTCCGGGCAGGTCGGCCGCAACTACATGGTGCACAACAGCACCTTCCTCGTCGCCGTCGATCCCCGCCGCCCCAGCGAGACGGTGTTCCAGAAGACCCTGGGCCTGAACGACTGGTACCTGGCGAACGGCGCGCACGGCCCGCTGGGCAACGTCCAGACCCTCGGCAAACTCCAGCCCGCCACCGCCCGGGGGCTCCACCCCCGGCTGCCCGGCCCGGCGCTGGGCTTCCTCACCCGGCACAGCGTCGACCTCTACCTCACCAGCGAGGACCTGCCGGCGCCCGGCAACCGCGTCACGGTCGGCCCGGACGGCGCGATCCGGGTCGGCCGGCGGCCGGTGAACCTCACGCCCCACCGCGAACTGGTGCGCAGGACCGCCCGGATGATGCGCAGGGCCGGGTACCCGCTGGTGTCGGCGCGGCACATGGGCATCGACGTCACCTCGCACCAGTGCGGTACCGCGGTCGCCGGCACCGACCCGGCCACCAGCGTCGTCGACCCGGACTGCAAGGCACACGACCTGGCCAACCTGTGGATCGCCGACAGCTCGTGGTTCCCGTCGTCGGCGGCCGTCAACCCCGGACTGACCATCGCCGCCAACGCGCTGCGTGTCGCGGAGAAGGGAGGACTCCGATGA